One window of Chionomys nivalis chromosome 10, mChiNiv1.1, whole genome shotgun sequence genomic DNA carries:
- the LOC130882270 gene encoding dehydrogenase/reductase SDR family member 7-like produces MSGELWLWALCALLLALCLLNFLRTDSDLTLLWAEWLGRRPEQMLTGKVVWVTGASSGIGEELALQLSKLGGSLVLSARRAQELERVKRRCLENGNVKEKDILVLPLDLADRSSHDMAMRTVLQEFGRIDILINNGGKAHYSFVVDTNMDVFKEILEVNYLGTVSLTKCVLPHMMKRKQGKIVVTNSIAGILPVPLCSAYVASKHALRGFLNTLQSELFNYPDIKVSTICPGPVHSNIFKNSFTSVVTKTTEDNVVGVSKMETSRCVRLVLISMANDLNEVWIAKQPSLFGLYLWQYVPLRDWLFSRTTWKKIVKAFHIDMDEIEAQLVQCAKQKDADSDVADDNPEKPE; encoded by the exons ATGAGCGGGGAGCTCTGGCTGTGGGCGTTGTGCGCCCTGCTGCTAGCCTTGTGCCTGCTGAACTTCTTGCGCACCGATTCTGACCTGACACTGCTGTGGGCTGAGTGGCTGGGTCGTCGTCCAG AACAGATGCTGACTGGCAAGGTGGTGTGGGTGACGGGAGCATCCAGTGGCATTGGTGAGGAGTTGGCTCTCCAGTTATCTAAACTTGGGGGGTCGTTGGTGCTGTCAGCCCGCAGGGCGCAGGAGCTGGAGCGTGTGAAGAGAAGGTGCCTGG AGAATGGCAAcgtaaaagaaaaagatatactGGTTTTGCCCCTTGACCTGGCTGACAGAAGTTCCCATGACATGGCTATGAGAACAGTTCTCCAGGAGTTTGGTAGA ATCGATATTCTGATCAACAATGGTGGAAAAGCGCATTATTCCTTTGTGGTCGATACCAACATGGATGTCTTCAAAGAGATACTAGAGGTGAACTACCTAGGGACAGTGTCCTTGACCAAGTGTGTTCTACCTCACATGATgaagagaaagcaaggaaagatcGTGGTTACGAATAGCATTGCAGGAATTTTACCCGTGCCCCTTTGCAGTGCGTACGTGGCCAGCAAGCACGCACTTCGG GGGTTTTTAAATACCCTCCAAAGTGAACTTTTTAACTATCCGGATATAAAGGTGTCTACCATTTGCCCAGGACCTGTGCATTCGAATATTTTCAAGAATTCTTTTACTTCGGTAGTCACTAAG ACCACAGAGGATAATGTCGTGGGTGTTTCCAAGATGGAAACTAGCCGCTGTGTCCGGCTGGTACTAATCTCCATGGCCAATGATTTGAATGAAGTCTGGATAGCTAAGCAGCCTAGCTTGTTTGGGCTGTATCTGTGGCAGTATGTGCCGCTCCGGGACTGGTTATTTTCAAGGACAACGTGGAAGAAAATCGTTAAAGCCTTTCATATTGATATG GATGAAATTGAAGCTCAATTGGTACAGTGTGCGAAGCAGAAAGATGCTGATTCTGATGTTGCTGATGATAATCCAGAAAAGCCAGAGTGA